In Echinicola jeungdonensis, the genomic stretch CAAGGTCAATACCTTCCTGAAATGCCTAATTATGTCCCAATTCCAAAAAATGTGCCTGACAAAATCGAGAATATTTTGATCACTGCCCTGGGATTTGGTGGACAGGCCATTAGTGCGGTAGTAGGCAATATGGAGGGGTGAATATTATATGGGGATTGCACTCCTTATTATTCTTAGGTCCTGATTGTAAATCAGGACCAGCTTAACGGCTATAAAACACCGTAATTTCGAAAGACTTAAATTCCGCACAACACGCTATTTCAACTTTTCATTACCCTTATGCCGGTCTTTATCCCGGATATTTTTCTTTTCAAAATTCCTTTCCAATGCCTGAGTCAAATCAATCCCGGTTTGATTAGCCAAACAGATCAAAACCCAAAGTACATCTGCCATTTCATCCCCAAGATCCTTGTTTTTATCACTTTCCTTAAAAGACTGTTCCCCATATTTCCTGGCAATGATCCTGGCTAACTCCCCCACTTCCTCCGTTAAAATGGCCATATTGGTCAGCTCATTAAAGTACCTTACACCAACGGTATTAATCCATTCATCCACTTTTTTCTGCGCTTCTTCTATTGTCATTTTATTTAAATTAGATTATAAATGCTTTAACCTAACAGGAACGATTTTACAAAGTCAACATTCTAACTTTTAAAACCTCCCAAATTTCTAAACCTTTTAACGACTTTTCCTTCTTCAAGTACCAATTCCCGGTCAACTACCTGGGGAATGTCGGCTTCATAATGGCTAACATAAATCAAGGAAACATCAGGGTGACGACCAATATGGTCGATGGTCTGGCGGAAAAGCACCCTTTGCTCATCATCCATCCCCTGGGCTGCTTCATCCAATATCAGCAAAGCTGGTGATTTTATCATGGCCCGAGCCAACAAGCAAAATCTTTGGTTTTCCAATGAAACCTGGTTTAATCGCAGCTTTGCCACCTGTTCTATTCGGAATAATTTTAACCAGTCAAGGGCAAGTTGTTCCTGATCAGGGCTTGTTTTTTTGTATAGCCCAATGCTATCAAACAAACCAGACAAGACCACTTGCAGGCAATTTTGGTTTTTGGGAAAATACCGGACCAGTTCTGGTGAAACAAAACCTATGGGCCTTTTGATATCCCAAATAGTTTCTCCAGATCCGCGTTTCCGGTCAAATAATTTGATGTCATTGGCATAGGCTTGAGGATTTTCTCCATTGATCAAGCTCAACAAGGTAGACTTTCCAGCTCCATTATGGCCCGCAATACCCAGCATTCTCCCTGCTTGATTTCCCAATTTACCTTATCGAGAATAACATTTCCATTATATTGAATATGGATTTGATTCATTTTGACTAATTCTTGATACATCTCAATCGGTTTTTTTTCAATGAAGGCATCCAATTTTTGATGGTCAAATTGGGATAAAGCGGCATGATGGACCAAGTCAGAGGGATGAAAAGCGGTTTTTTCCACAGCCTCCAAAATTTTACCATTTTCAATAATGGCCACATGGGTTATGGCATCCGGAATTTCTTCTGGGGAGGTTGTCATTATCACTTGAATGCCTGATGCCACAATAGCATCCAATACTTCATTGAAGTGCCTCCTGGTTTCCACATCCAAGCCAGTTAAAGGTTGGTCCATAAGAAATAATCTGGGGTTTTCCAGCAAAGCTCCGGCAATAGCCAACCTCCGGGATTCACCATTGACAACTTGATCAGGGATTTGTCCCTCAGTTCATTTAGTTCAAGCAAATCCATTACTTTTGCTACATCCCAATAACCTGGCAGAGGAGCCTCCACTTGGCCCAAATGTTCCACTACAGTGGCTGCCTCTTCAGATCGTAAGAATTGAACCTTTGCTGGTAATAAAAATTCTGGATGTTGGATTTATTTTTGAAGGTATTTCTGGGAGACCACAGCAATCAAATCCCTAAAACTATTTATTTGCCCTTTAGCGGTCATTCTTGATAATCCTGTGCAAAGGTCTGACATCCTTCCCTCCACCAAATTGGTATGTCCTAATAGTTAGGACATACCAATTTGGTGGAGGGAAGGATAGTCAGACCTTTTGCACAGGATTATCAAAAAGAAATGACCGCTAAAGGGCAAATAAATAGTTTTAGGGATTTGATTGCTGTGGTCTCCCAGAAATATACCTTCAAAAATAAATCCAACATCCAGAATTTTTTACCAGCAAGGTTCAATTCTTACGAATCTGAAGAGGCAGCCACTGTAGTGGAACATTTGGGCCAAGTGGAGGCTCCTCTGCCAGGTTATTGGGATGTAGCAAAAGTAATGGATTTGCTTGAACTAAATGAACTGAGGGACAAATCCCTGATCAAGTTGTCTAATGGTGAATCCCGGAGGTTGGCTATTGCCGGAGCTTTGCTGGAAAACCCCAGATTATTTCTTATGGACCAACCTTTAACTGGCTTGGATGTGGAAACCAGGAGGCACTTCAATGAAGTATTGGATGCTATTGTGGCATCAGGCATTCAAGTGATAATGACAACCTCCCCAGAAGAAATTCCGGATGCCATAACCCATGTGGCCATTATTGAAAATGGTAAAATTTGGAGGCTGTGGAAAAAACCGCTTTTCATCCCTCTGACTTGGTCCATCATGCCGCTTTATCCCAATTTGACCATCAAAAATTGGATGCCTTCATTGAAAAAAAACCGATTGAGATGTATCAAGAATTAGTCAAAATGAATCAAATCCATATTCAATATAATGGAAATGTTATTCTCGATAAGGTAAATTGGGAAATCAAGCAGGGAGAATGCTGGGTATTGCGGGGCCATAATGGAGCTGGAAAGTCTACCTTGTTGAGCTTGATCAATGGAGAAAATCCTCAAGCCTATGCCAATGACATCAAATTATTTGACCGGAAACGCGGATCTGGAGAAAACTATTTGGGATATCAAAAGGCCCATAGGTTTTGTTTCACCAGAACTGGTCCGGTATTTTCCCAAAAACCAAAATTGCCTGCAAGTGGTCTTGTCTGGTTTGTTTGATAGCATTGGGCTATACAAAAAAACAAGCCCTGATCAGGAACAACTTGCCCTTGACTGGTTAAAATTATTCCGAATAGAACAGGTGGCAAAGCTGCGATTAAACCAGGTTTCATTGGAAAACCAAAGATTTTGCTTGTTGGCTCGGGCCATGATAAAATCACCAGCTTTGCTGATATTGGATGAAGCAGCCCAGGGGATGGATGATGAGCAAAGGGTGCTTTTCCGCCAGACCATCGACCATATTGGTCGTCACCCTGATGTTTCCTTGATTTATGTTAGCCATTATGAAGCCGACATTCCCCAGGTAGTTGACCGGGAATTGGTACTTGAAGAAGGAAAAGTCGTTAAAAAGGTTTAGAAATTTGGGAGGTTTTAAAAGTTAGAATGTTGACTTTGTAAAATCGTTCCTGTTAGGTTAAAGCATTTATAATCTAATTTAAATAAAATGACAATAGAAGAAGCGCAGAAAAAAGTGGATGAATGGATTAATACCGTTGGTGTAAGGTACTTTAATGAGCTGACCAATATGGCCATTTTAACGGAGGAAGTGGGGGAGTTAGCCAGGATCATTGCCAGGAAATATGGGGAACAGTCTTTTAAGGAAAGTGATAAAAACAAGGATCTTGGGGATGAAATGGCAGATGTACTTTGGGTTTTGATCTGTTTGGCTAATCAAACCGGGATTGATTTGACTCAGGCATTGGAAAGGAATTTTGAAAAGAAAAATATCCGGGATAAAGACCGGCATAAGGGTAATGAAAAGTTGAAATAGCGTGTTGTGCGGAATTTAAGTCTTTCGAAATTACGGTGTTTTATAGCCGTTAAGCTGGTCCTGATTTACAATCAGGACCTAAGAATAATAAGGAGTGCAATCCCCATATAATATTCACCCCTCCATATTGCCTACTACCGCACTAATGGCCTGTCCACCAAATCCCAGGGCAGTGATCAAAATATTCTCGATTTTGTCAGGCACATTTTTTGGAATTGGGACATAATTAGGCATTTCAGGAAGGTATTGACCTTGAAGAATAGAAATGGCCTGATCCAAATTGGCAGCTAAGCTGGATCCCAAAGAATGGCCAACTTTCCATTTATTGGAAATGGTATAGGGCACCTTATCCCCAAAAACCCTTTCATAAGCAGTTTTCTCTGCAAGGTCCCCAAGTTTGGTTCCAGGGAAGTGCCCAATGATCATATCGACATGACTGATCTCCGCCATATCCATTGCTTTTTGAGCAGCCCCAACAATGCAATTTCCATTGGGGGATAACTCTGTTGAATGATGAATTTTTTCTATTGAAGACCCAACCCCTTTAAGTAAGGCCAATCCTTCTCCCTTATCCTTACTTAACTGAAAAGCATAAGCCCCTTCCCCCAAAACCATGGTATTTTGAGCTTTATTAAAATCCATGGAACGGCTTGGATAATCAATTTCATTTCCAAATGGGGCATAAATCCTAATGGATTTCATCTGGTCGATAGTTAACGGCCCGGTGGGACATTCTACCGCTGCTGCGATAAAATCTTCAGCCATTCCACTATTAAGCCAGGCAAAAGCATTTTGAAGTGTAAGTCCAAAACTGCTGCAAGTGGAAGACTGAAAAAACAATGGGGATTTGGAGCTATGAAGTAATCCCGGCCAACTACTCGCAAAACCCAAGGTGGAATGAGGTGAAGTCCATACAGGTAATTTGGAGTGTTTCCGTTGGGTTTGGACAAGGTAATCAATGCTTCCCCTGGATGTAGCTGCATTGATCATTTGATGGGGGTGAGCCTTGAGGTCCATTTTTTGGATCAAATAAGATAGCAATCTGGCTTCCGATGGAAACCGTTCCGCCTTGTGGCCTTCCCCTTGAATGTATTGATCCACCCTTTTCCATAATTCGGGTTCAATGTTTCCTGCCCAATCTCCTTTGGCATTGATAGATAATTGGTGGCAAGGTGAAGCATATCTTTGGTTTTCCTCCGAGGGAAATAATCCAATGGATTGATGCCAATGCCTTTCTTTATGGTGATGAAATTATTTTCCATTGAATTTCCCTAAGCTTTTTTAATCAATTCCTGAATTATTATATCAATTCCCGGGGAAAGGTTTTATGATTTAAAGAAACCTTGCCGAATTACTTTTCCTGGGATGGAATTTTATTGATTTTCTGCCATCAATTTTGGTATTTCTTCATTTTGGTTTTCCCATTCTTCCAATCGGTAGACCTGTGAGGGACAAAACCTTTGTAGAATAGCACTTTCAGAACTTGGTACCGGATATCCATTCCAAATAATAGTGAAATCTTTGAATCCTGCATTTTCTAATACTTTTAAGGTCAGCATGCTGTGATTGATGCTGCCCAAATAATGGCGGATCACCACGACAGGATGTAGGTCAGTTTTTAGGAGAAAATCTAAATAGGTCTCCTGATCATTCAAGGGAACCATCAATCCACCTGCTCCCTCCACACAAAGTTTGCCTGCTTCAGAAGGGAGGTGATTGTGGTTCAGGTCAATTTGAGTATTCTCAATTTCCGCTGCCCAATGAGGACTTTGTGGGGTTTCAAGTCGATAGGCCTCCAAATGGACCCGGGCATGAGGAACATGCTTGGCCACAAAATGAGAGTCTGACTCATCCAAATCCCCGCATTGCACTGGTTTCCAATAAGCATGACCAAAAGTCTTGCAAATGGAAGCAGAAACGACCGTCTTGCCAATTCCAGTTCCTATGCCTGTGACAAATATTTTATCCTTCATTTTAATGATTCAGAATTTCAATTAGTTGTGAAATTTCTTCCGGGGTATTAAATGCATGTAATACAATCCGTATCCGTTCAGTTCCTTTTTTAACTGTGGGGGAAAGAATAGGGTACACATTGAAACCAGCTTCATTTAACCTGGCAGCTTTTTGTTTGAGCAGGCCAATGTCTGAACAAAACCAAGCTTGAATGGGGCTTTTATTTTTGGAAAAGGAATTGGCTTTAGAAGGCACCAACTCCAGGTACTTTTGGATTATCTTTTCCAGGTTTTGAAAATTGGTTTTTTGCTCCAGCAACTTCCAAGAAGCATTGAGGGTCATCACTTGCTCAAAAGAAGGAGCAGTGGTATAAATAAAAGCCCTGCTAAAATTGACCAGAAATTGTATCAATTCTTCACTTCCCAATACCATGGCACCATGACTTCCCGCAGCTTTCCCAAAGGTGATGACCCTTGCCAATAAATGCGGGTGATTCCGAAATTGGTGGGCCAATCCCTTTTGGTCTTCACCAAGGGTTCCCAATGAATGCGCTTCATCAATGATCAATCCCGCATTATATTGCTCACAAAGGCTGAGGGTTTTGGCTAAATCAGGAAAATCCCCATCCATGGAAAAAGCCCCTCGGTCAACACATAAATCTTTTTTGGATTATTCGAATGTAGTTGCAGTTTTTTTTTCAGGTCTTCAGTGTCATTATGTTTAAAAGACACCTTTTGTCCAAAACTCAACCTCATGCCTTCTTTGATGCTGGCATGAACCTGTGCATCATATATAAACAGGCTATCCTTATCCCCAATGGCCGAAAGTAAACCCAAATTGCCCAAATATCCGGTATTGTATAAAAGGGCAGCAGGACTTTCCATGGATTGGGCTACCAGCTTTTCCAATTGGATAATTTCCAAATGATTTCCACTGATTAAGCGGGAGCCCGTTGCCCCCATCCAGTCGGAAGAAACTTTTGTTGAGGTGATTTGCTTTTGGAGTAATCCTTTTTGGGAAAAACCCAGGTAATCATTGGAGAAAAAATCCACCTTGTGCTTATCATTTGGTTTGAGGCTTCTTAATTGGTTAGCAGCCTCCGCTTGGGTCAATTTTTGTTGAATAAATTGGTGAATATTCTCCATGAACCACAAAGGTAAACCAGATCAGTGGGATTGCAAAGGGGCTTTGAATCTGCTAAGCTTTTTTGGTGTGGAGTTCCCAGCAGGGAACTTCCCAGTTCCTAAGCTCCGCTAATAAAGACCAAAGTGCCGGGAGGAAAGAACTAAGGCAATTAAAAAAGGGAAATGATAAATTCCGATTTCGGTATTTATCATTTGAATTACCTCCTCTTTGGTTTTTAGCAAATTACCTCTCGCTAGGTGTTCCAAATTAACCTTAAAAAAAATTGAGGTAAAAGTTCCGTGATCATTGTTCATAAACCCCCATACTTATCAAGGGGGTATTCCATGTAGGATCCATCTGAAACTTGGTATAAAAAGTCCCTAACTTAAGTAATTTGCCTAATCAAATCTAAGTAGTTTCCTTTTGAGGATTTACCTTGATCAAGGCTTCTCCCTGAAGTTTTCCCACCAAATCATATTTATCCATAGTCAGGCAAAAGTCAATATCCGCTTCGATATTGTGATTTTGCAATCTCTTGGCATGAGAAGCCTGGTTTAAAAAGCCTTGAAGGTTGTTTTGGTGCTGCTCAAAAAGGGATTTCATGGCTATGGCTCCATCACAATCAAAAGTAAAATGCCCAGCAAGCCTTTTTACCAGGGCACCTGCGTACAAGGAATCTTCCAAGTTAAACATGCCCTTCCAGCCAGCACAGTGGATGACCACATCCTTATTTTTTTGAACTAAATAATCAGCAGTGGCTTGCAAATTCAAAAAGGCACCAAGAATTACTTCATCTGCATCTTTTTTGGATAATTCAATGGCTAAGGTGCCATTGGTGGTTGTCACTGCTATTTTTTTCCCTTCATAAGCTTTTTTCAGGTAACTCAAGGGAGAGTTGCCCAGCTCAAATCCTTCGGCGGTCTGGCCATTTCTTTCTCCGGCAATGATGTACCCTTCCTTTTTCATGGCCCGACAAGTTTCAAGGCCAGCTACGGGAGTAATGGATTGAACTGCATTGGCAAGGCCTGTAACCATGGTTGAAGTAGCCCTGAAAATATCCACCACGACTACAATTTTCCCTTTTAAATCATGAAGGTGAATCAGTTCAGGACTTAAGCAAATTTCTATTTTTTTCATTTTATTGTTATTCGACCAACCATTAGGATTTAATAATCCGCCTGGGCTAACCGGGTTAATTGTAATGTAATGCTTATTAAAAGTTGGTTTTAAATATCCAATAAAGGTAACTTTTTCACTTTGGCTTCCAGGTTTTTTTTCCGGACAGTTATTGCAATGGATGTGCCAGGCTTTGCGTATTTGGAATCCACATACCCTAAACCTATGCCTATTCCCATGCTGGGGGAGAGGGTTCCGGAAGTAACTTCACCGATTTGTTCTCCATGTAGGTTAACAATGGGATAGTGTGCTCTGGGGATTCCTTTTTCCTGCAAAACAAAACCTACCAGCTTTCGCGAAACACCTTCTTCTTTTTGTTTGGCTAATTGGTCCCGGTTGATGAATTTTTTGTTGAATTTGGTGATCCAGCCCAATCCTGCTTCAATTGGTGAGGTTGTTTCGTCAATATCATTTCCATATAGGCAATACCCCATTTCCAAGCGAAGTGTGTCCCTTGCCCCCAAACCGATGGGCTTAATCCCCAAAT encodes the following:
- a CDS encoding 2-phosphosulfolactate phosphatase, with amino-acid sequence MKKIEICLSPELIHLHDLKGKIVVVVDIFRATSTMVTGLANAVQSITPVAGLETCRAMKKEGYIIAGERNGQTAEGFELGNSPLSYLKKAYEGKKIAVTTTNGTLAIELSKKDADEVILGAFLNLQATADYLVQKNKDVVIHCAGWKGMFNLEDSLYAGALVKRLAGHFTFDCDGAIAMKSLFEQHQNNLQGFLNQASHAKRLQNHNIEADIDFCLTMDKYDLVGKLQGEALIKVNPQKETT
- a CDS encoding 3-oxoacyl-ACP synthase — protein: MDQYIQGEGHKAERFPSEARLLSYLIQKMDLKAHPHQMINAATSRGSIDYLVQTQRKHSKLPVWTSPHSTLGFASSWPGLLHSSKSPLFFQSSTCSSFGLTLQNAFAWLNSGMAEDFIAAAVECPTGPLTIDQMKSIRIYAPFGNEIDYPSRSMDFNKAQNTMVLGEGAYAFQLSKDKGEGLALLKGVGSSIEKIHHSTELSPNGNCIVGAAQKAMDMAEISHVDMIIGHFPGTKLGDLAEKTAYERVFGDKVPYTISNKWKVGHSLGSSLAANLDQAISILQGQYLPEMPNYVPIPKNVPDKIENILITALGFGGQAISAVVGNMEG
- a CDS encoding nucleotide pyrophosphohydrolase; its protein translation is MTIEEAQKKVDEWINTVGVRYFNELTNMAILTEEVGELARIIARKYGEQSFKESDKNKDLGDEMADVLWVLICLANQTGIDLTQALERNFEKKNIRDKDRHKGNEKLK
- a CDS encoding ATP-binding cassette domain-containing protein, with the protein product MEGRIVRPFAQDYQKEMTAKGQINSFRDLIAVVSQKYTFKNKSNIQNFLPARFNSYESEEAATVVEHLGQVEAPLPGYWDVAKVMDLLELNELRDKSLIKLSNGESRRLAIAGALLENPRLFLMDQPLTGLDVETRRHFNEVLDAIVASGIQVIMTTSPEEIPDAITHVAIIENGKIWRLWKKPLFIPLTWSIMPLYPNLTIKNWMPSLKKNRLRCIKN
- the bioD gene encoding dethiobiotin synthase, giving the protein MKDKIFVTGIGTGIGKTVVSASICKTFGHAYWKPVQCGDLDESDSHFVAKHVPHARVHLEAYRLETPQSPHWAAEIENTQIDLNHNHLPSEAGKLCVEGAGGLMVPLNDQETYLDFLLKTDLHPVVVIRHYLGSINHSMLTLKVLENAGFKDFTIIWNGYPVPSSESAILQRFCPSQVYRLEEWENQNEEIPKLMAENQ
- a CDS encoding ABC transporter ATP-binding protein yields the protein MLGIAGHNGAGKSTLLSLINGENPQAYANDIKLFDRKRGSGETIWDIKRPIGFVSPELVRYFPKNQNCLQVVLSGLFDSIGLYKKTSPDQEQLALDWLKLFRIEQVAKLRLNQVSLENQRFCLLARAMIKSPALLILDEAAQGMDDEQRVLFRQTIDHIGRHPDVSLIYVSHYEADIPQVVDRELVLEEGKVVKRFRNLGGFKS
- a CDS encoding ATP-binding cassette domain-containing protein: MYQELVKMNQIHIQYNGNVILDKVNWEIKQGECWVLRGHNGAGKSTLLSLINGENPQAYANDIKLFDRKRGSGENYLGYQKAHRFCFTRTGPVFSQKPKLPASGLVWFV